Proteins encoded in a region of the Marinobacter arenosus genome:
- a CDS encoding nitric-oxide reductase large subunit, with product MANYRRLWLILIAILALTFALLGYFGTEVYRSAPPIPDEVVSAGGAPLMTEETILDGQTAWQSVGGMQLGSIWGHGAYQAPDWTADWLHRELLAWLDLAAEEEFGMPYEDLNGQQQNALQYDLKTEYRTNTYNSETGILTLSERRTRAIADTADYYSRLFSDAPDLRSTRENYAMKENTLPSAERRERMTEFFFWTAWAAATQRPGSDATYTNNWPHEPLIDNKPTPENVIWSIVSVVLLIAGVGGLVWAWAFLRKHDEEEPAAPVRDPLTNFALTASQKALGKYLFLVVALFGFQVMLGGFTAHYTVEGQSFYGINVSEWFPYSLVRTWHIQAALFWIATGFLAAGLFLAPIINGGRDPKYQKLGVDVLFWALVIVVAGSFTGNYLAIAQIMPEHLSFWLGHQGYEFVDLGRLWQIGKFTGIAFWLVLMLRGIVPALRQPGDKNLLALLTASVVAIGLFYGAGFFYGERTHISIMEYWRWWIVHLWVEGFFEVFATTALAFIFCSMGLVSRTVATSASLASASLFMLGGVPGTFHHLYFAGTTTPVMAVGATFSALEVVPLVVLGYEAWENWRLKSRAPWMENVRWPLVFFVAVAFWNMLGAGVLGFMINPPVALYYIQGLNTTPTHAHAALFGVYGFLALGFTLLILRYLRPRVIFNERLMKVGFWGLNLGLVLMLFTSLLPVGLIQFFASASEGLWYARSEAFMQSDILQFLRWVRTIGDVVFIVGALAVGWQVVIALFFPNLTTAEDDKAPEQEPARA from the coding sequence TTGGCTAACTACCGCAGACTCTGGTTGATCCTGATCGCCATCCTTGCCCTGACCTTCGCTCTGCTCGGTTACTTCGGCACTGAAGTCTACCGTTCCGCGCCGCCCATTCCTGACGAGGTCGTCAGTGCCGGCGGTGCCCCCCTGATGACGGAGGAAACCATCCTCGATGGCCAGACCGCCTGGCAATCTGTGGGCGGCATGCAACTGGGTTCGATCTGGGGCCACGGCGCCTACCAGGCGCCTGACTGGACGGCCGACTGGCTGCACCGGGAGTTGCTGGCCTGGCTGGACCTCGCGGCCGAGGAAGAGTTCGGCATGCCCTACGAGGATCTGAACGGCCAACAGCAAAACGCCCTGCAGTACGATCTGAAAACCGAGTACCGCACCAATACCTACAATTCGGAGACAGGCATCCTGACCCTGTCCGAGCGCCGAACCCGGGCCATTGCCGACACCGCCGACTACTACAGCCGCCTGTTCAGCGATGCCCCGGATCTCCGCTCCACCCGGGAAAACTACGCAATGAAGGAAAACACCCTGCCGAGCGCGGAACGTCGGGAACGGATGACCGAGTTCTTCTTCTGGACTGCGTGGGCTGCCGCTACCCAACGACCCGGCAGCGACGCCACCTATACCAATAATTGGCCCCACGAACCCCTGATCGATAACAAACCCACTCCGGAAAACGTGATCTGGTCCATCGTCAGTGTCGTGTTGCTGATAGCCGGTGTCGGTGGCCTGGTCTGGGCCTGGGCATTCCTGCGCAAACACGACGAGGAAGAACCGGCCGCGCCGGTTCGGGATCCACTGACCAACTTCGCCCTGACAGCCTCCCAGAAGGCGCTCGGAAAATACCTGTTCCTGGTGGTCGCGCTGTTTGGCTTCCAGGTGATGTTGGGCGGTTTCACCGCGCACTACACCGTCGAGGGGCAGAGCTTCTACGGCATCAATGTTTCCGAGTGGTTCCCCTATTCCCTGGTCCGCACCTGGCACATCCAGGCAGCCCTGTTCTGGATTGCGACGGGCTTTTTGGCGGCCGGCCTGTTCCTGGCACCAATCATCAACGGCGGCCGAGACCCGAAGTACCAGAAACTCGGCGTCGATGTCCTGTTCTGGGCCCTGGTGATTGTGGTGGCCGGCTCCTTTACCGGCAATTATCTTGCGATTGCCCAGATCATGCCCGAGCACCTGAGCTTCTGGCTGGGCCACCAGGGCTATGAGTTTGTCGATCTCGGCCGTCTCTGGCAGATTGGCAAGTTCACTGGCATCGCTTTCTGGCTGGTGCTGATGCTGCGCGGCATCGTTCCGGCATTGAGACAACCCGGCGACAAGAACCTGCTGGCCCTGCTTACCGCCTCCGTGGTGGCCATCGGTTTGTTCTACGGTGCCGGGTTCTTCTACGGCGAGCGAACCCACATTTCGATCATGGAGTACTGGCGCTGGTGGATCGTGCACCTGTGGGTCGAAGGCTTCTTTGAGGTATTCGCCACCACCGCCCTGGCGTTCATCTTCTGCAGCATGGGGCTGGTCTCCAGAACCGTGGCCACATCCGCCAGCCTGGCCTCGGCGAGTCTGTTCATGCTCGGCGGTGTGCCGGGCACCTTCCACCACCTGTACTTCGCCGGCACCACAACGCCAGTGATGGCCGTCGGCGCCACCTTCAGCGCCCTGGAAGTGGTCCCGCTGGTGGTACTGGGCTATGAGGCCTGGGAAAACTGGCGCCTGAAGTCCAGGGCCCCGTGGATGGAGAATGTCCGGTGGCCCCTGGTGTTCTTTGTTGCGGTGGCCTTCTGGAACATGCTCGGAGCCGGCGTACTTGGCTTCATGATCAACCCGCCGGTTGCGCTCTATTACATTCAGGGCCTGAACACCACACCCACCCACGCCCATGCCGCCCTGTTTGGCGTCTATGGGTTCCTGGCGCTGGGCTTCACCCTGCTGATCCTGCGCTACCTCCGGCCACGGGTGATCTTCAATGAGCGACTGATGAAGGTGGGATTCTGGGGATTGAATCTCGGCTTGGTGCTGATGCTGTTTACCAGCCTGTTGCCAGTCGGCCTGATCCAGTTCTTCGCCAGCGCCAGTGAGGGCCTGTGGTATGCACGCAGTGAAGCCTTTATGCAAAGTGACATACTGCAGTTTCTGCGGTGGGTGCGTACCATCGGCGATGTGGTGTTTATCGTCGGCGCTCTCGCCGTCGGTTGGCAGGTGGTAATAGCCCTGTTCTTCCCCAACCTGACGACCGCCGAAGACGACAAGGCCCCGGAGCAGGAACCCGCGCGCGCTTGA
- a CDS encoding nitrous oxide reductase family maturation protein NosD, with amino-acid sequence MYRLLRYGVALAIALLSLTASADLQQRLDALAPGATFELPPEHLSPLVIRVRGVTVTCAPETVIDGGRQGNAVAIRAEGVTFRGCRVRNWGDNLNELNAGIFVAREARGAVVQGNRLQGPAFGVWLDATPDVTVRNNTIRGDASMRPNDRGNGIHLFNTTGALVEGNDIRQTRDAIYIETANHNTIRNNVMVDLRYGIHYMYSMDNLIEGNVTRGTRTGYALMQSKRLRVLNNRSENDENYGILMNFITQSELRGNVVTGVSQGQTAGVEIGGAEGKAVFIYNSLYNTFAGNVFADSNIGIHLTAGSENNQVFGNAFVNNQRQVKYVATRTQEWSREGEGNYWSDYLGWDRNQDGVGDVPYEPNDNVDRLLWKYPEARILMFSPAVDTLRWVQDAFPVVKSPGVSDSHPLMHLPTDLRPESR; translated from the coding sequence ATGTACCGACTTTTGCGTTACGGGGTGGCCCTGGCAATCGCCTTACTGTCGCTGACCGCCAGTGCCGACCTCCAGCAACGGCTCGATGCCCTGGCGCCGGGCGCGACCTTCGAGCTTCCTCCCGAGCACCTCTCGCCGCTTGTTATCAGGGTGCGTGGGGTGACCGTGACCTGTGCGCCCGAGACCGTGATTGACGGTGGGCGGCAGGGAAATGCGGTGGCCATCCGGGCCGAGGGCGTGACCTTCCGCGGTTGCCGGGTGCGCAACTGGGGCGACAACCTCAACGAACTGAATGCCGGAATTTTTGTGGCGCGGGAGGCCCGTGGCGCGGTGGTGCAGGGTAACCGGTTGCAGGGCCCGGCCTTTGGTGTCTGGCTGGATGCCACGCCGGACGTGACGGTGCGCAACAACACCATTCGCGGCGACGCCAGCATGCGGCCGAACGATCGCGGCAATGGGATCCATCTGTTCAATACCACCGGTGCGCTGGTAGAGGGTAACGACATCCGCCAGACCCGGGATGCCATCTATATCGAGACCGCCAATCACAACACCATCCGCAACAACGTTATGGTGGATCTCCGATATGGCATTCACTACATGTATTCCATGGACAATCTGATTGAGGGCAATGTCACCCGGGGAACCCGTACCGGCTATGCCCTGATGCAGAGCAAGCGCCTGCGGGTGCTCAACAACCGGTCCGAGAACGACGAGAACTACGGCATCCTGATGAACTTCATTACCCAGTCAGAGCTGCGCGGGAACGTGGTCACCGGGGTGTCCCAGGGGCAGACCGCCGGTGTTGAGATCGGTGGTGCCGAGGGCAAGGCGGTGTTTATCTACAACTCCCTGTACAACACCTTTGCAGGCAATGTATTCGCCGACAGCAACATCGGCATTCACCTGACCGCCGGTTCGGAAAATAACCAGGTGTTTGGTAATGCCTTCGTGAACAACCAACGGCAGGTCAAATATGTCGCGACCCGTACCCAGGAATGGTCCCGTGAGGGCGAAGGCAATTACTGGAGCGATTACCTGGGCTGGGATCGAAATCAGGATGGGGTGGGGGACGTGCCCTACGAACCCAACGACAATGTTGACCGGTTGCTGTGGAAATACCCGGAAGCCAGGATCCTGATGTTCAGCCCGGCGGTCGATACCCTGCGCTGGGTTCAGGATGCTTTCCCCGTGGTCAAGTCCCCCGGCGTTTCTGACTCCCATCCCTTGATGCACCTCCCCACCGATTTGCGACCGGAGAGCCGATGA
- a CDS encoding fatty acid desaturase family protein, with product MKTMTEAQLSELERDLNVIRDAVVADLGERDAQYIRRIVRLHRTLEVGGRVMMPFGFIPPVFVAATAALGISKIIENMEIGHNVMHGQYDWMNDPGLHSQTYEWDTVCTGESWRRTHNYEHHTYTNIIGKDRDYGYALLRLSDDDKWKPQHTLQFINYILLSVFFQWGVGLHELESERIRRGEIRLRDKLPFLKDFFRKGGRQAFKDYLFFPLITFPVAPVVLAGNLGANLIRNLWSSTVIFCGHFTQDAETFTEAECEGESKGHWYLRQLTGSSNFTGGKWVHLLSGHLSYQIEHHVFPDLPAHRYPEISEQVQAVCRKHGIPYNTGSFARQYGTVLKRIFAFSLPDRLRARVPALTMGQAT from the coding sequence ATGAAAACGATGACCGAAGCACAGCTCAGTGAACTGGAAAGGGATCTCAATGTCATCCGGGACGCGGTGGTTGCGGATCTCGGCGAGCGCGACGCCCAGTACATCCGCCGCATCGTTCGTCTGCACCGTACCCTGGAAGTGGGTGGCCGGGTCATGATGCCCTTTGGCTTCATTCCGCCGGTGTTCGTGGCTGCCACCGCCGCCCTCGGGATCTCCAAGATCATCGAGAACATGGAGATCGGCCACAACGTGATGCATGGGCAGTATGACTGGATGAACGATCCGGGCCTGCATTCCCAGACCTACGAATGGGACACCGTCTGCACCGGCGAGTCCTGGCGCAGGACCCACAACTACGAGCACCACACCTACACCAACATCATTGGCAAGGACCGCGACTACGGTTACGCACTGCTGCGCCTCAGCGACGACGACAAGTGGAAGCCCCAGCATACGCTCCAGTTCATCAACTACATCCTGCTGAGCGTGTTCTTCCAGTGGGGGGTAGGCCTGCACGAGCTGGAAAGCGAGCGCATTCGCCGCGGCGAGATCCGCCTGCGCGACAAGCTGCCGTTCCTGAAGGACTTCTTCCGCAAAGGTGGCCGGCAGGCGTTCAAGGACTACCTGTTCTTCCCGTTGATCACCTTCCCGGTGGCACCGGTCGTGCTGGCAGGAAACCTCGGCGCGAACCTCATCCGGAACCTGTGGTCATCCACGGTGATTTTCTGCGGGCATTTCACACAGGATGCCGAGACCTTTACGGAAGCCGAGTGTGAAGGCGAGAGCAAGGGCCATTGGTACTTGCGCCAGCTTACCGGTTCGTCAAACTTCACCGGCGGCAAGTGGGTGCATCTGCTGAGCGGTCACCTCAGTTACCAGATCGAGCACCACGTTTTTCCGGACCTGCCGGCCCATCGCTATCCGGAGATCTCGGAACAGGTGCAGGCGGTGTGCAGGAAGCATGGCATCCCGTATAACACGGGCAGCTTTGCCCGACAGTACGGCACCGTGCTGAAACGCATCTTTGCCTTCTCCCTGCCGGACCGGCTACGCGCCAGGGTACCCGCCCTGACGATGGGTCAGGCGACCTGA
- the moaA gene encoding GTP 3',8-cyclase MoaA, giving the protein MPQSTLTDRFGRTVNYVRLSVTDRCDFRCVYCMAEDMTFLPRQQVLTLEEIARVARNFVALGTEKIRLTGGEPLVRKDILELVKEVGTYGLRDFAMTTNGSQLSTMAEPLRKAGMHRLNISLDSLDAEKFRNITRTGNLNRVLDGIDAAREAGFRGIKLNTVVMKGRNDEEIPELIEFARKKQVDISFIEEMPLGEISEHDRGLALCTSDEVQRIIRQHHDLVPATEDSGGPARYYRMPDSPIRVGFISPHSHNFCSTCNRVRVTVEGRLLLCLGNEHSVDLRRVLRGNPVTDDKLRQTIINAMDLKPERHHFSSEGDVQILRFMNMTGG; this is encoded by the coding sequence ATGCCGCAAAGTACTCTGACAGACCGATTTGGCCGCACGGTAAACTATGTGCGTCTGTCCGTCACCGACCGGTGTGATTTTCGCTGCGTGTATTGTATGGCCGAGGACATGACCTTCCTCCCCCGCCAGCAGGTTCTGACTCTGGAAGAAATTGCGCGGGTTGCCCGCAACTTCGTTGCGCTCGGGACCGAAAAAATTCGCCTGACCGGGGGCGAACCGCTGGTTCGCAAAGACATCCTCGAACTGGTCAAGGAGGTCGGAACCTATGGCCTTCGCGATTTTGCCATGACCACCAACGGCAGCCAGTTGTCGACCATGGCGGAGCCGTTACGCAAAGCGGGCATGCATCGGCTCAACATCAGCCTCGACTCGCTGGACGCCGAGAAATTCCGGAACATCACCCGTACCGGGAATCTTAACCGGGTACTTGATGGTATCGATGCGGCCCGAGAAGCCGGCTTCCGGGGCATCAAGCTCAACACGGTGGTGATGAAGGGTCGTAATGACGAGGAAATTCCGGAGCTGATTGAGTTCGCTCGCAAGAAACAGGTGGACATCAGCTTCATCGAAGAGATGCCTCTGGGCGAGATTTCCGAGCATGATCGGGGACTGGCCCTGTGCACCAGTGACGAAGTCCAACGCATTATCCGCCAGCACCATGACCTGGTGCCCGCCACCGAAGATTCCGGAGGCCCGGCGCGCTACTACCGGATGCCGGACAGCCCGATCCGGGTGGGCTTTATTTCCCCGCACTCCCACAACTTCTGCTCCACCTGCAACCGGGTGCGGGTCACCGTGGAAGGCCGGTTGCTCCTCTGCCTCGGCAACGAGCACTCGGTAGACTTGCGTCGTGTTCTGCGAGGCAATCCGGTCACCGACGACAAGCTCCGGCAGACCATCATCAACGCCATGGACCTGAAGCCGGAGCGCCATCACTTTTCCAGTGAGGGCGACGTACAGATCCTGCGGTTCATGAACATGACCGGCGGTTGA
- a CDS encoding Rrf2 family transcriptional regulator, translating into MHITRYTDYSLRVLIYLAVQGDRLATIQEIAESYDISRNHLMKVVHQLNKKGYIETVRGKKGGMRLHMPARDISIGILVRETEQDLNMVECFSSKNGCRIAPVCGLKSMFGEALHAFLKVLDNYTLADVIQDQHRPQLLRLLQVA; encoded by the coding sequence ATGCACATCACCCGTTACACTGACTATTCACTGCGCGTGCTGATCTATCTGGCGGTGCAGGGTGATCGCCTGGCGACCATTCAGGAAATTGCCGAGAGTTACGACATTTCCAGAAATCATCTGATGAAAGTGGTTCATCAGCTCAATAAGAAGGGCTACATCGAGACGGTTCGCGGCAAGAAGGGCGGCATGCGGCTTCACATGCCGGCACGTGACATCAGTATCGGGATTCTGGTGCGGGAGACCGAGCAGGACCTCAACATGGTGGAATGTTTCTCGTCGAAGAACGGATGCCGGATCGCTCCGGTTTGTGGCCTCAAATCCATGTTCGGTGAGGCGCTGCACGCGTTTCTCAAGGTGCTGGATAACTACACCCTGGCCGATGTGATCCAGGATCAGCATCGGCCACAGTTGTTGAGGTTGCTTCAGGTCGCCTGA
- a CDS encoding ABC transporter permease: MNSIWTIARKELSDSLRNRWLLAISLVFATLALGIAWFGAAASGQVGYASTPATIASLASLGIFLIPLIALLLAYDAIVGEEEGGTLLLLMTYPLSRSQLLFGKFLGHGLTLALATFIGFGVAGIAIALLVEDVGIAGLAVAMFRFIASTILLGWGFIALAYLVSVRVSEKPVAAGLALAIWFFFVLVFDLALLGTLVASQGQFSSELLPWVLMLNPTDIYRLLNIVAFSDSAELNGVLSLGAELPIGAAGLWFGLVLWFTVPLTGAMFLFRNRRI; the protein is encoded by the coding sequence ATGAACAGCATCTGGACCATTGCCCGCAAGGAACTCAGCGACAGTCTGCGTAACCGCTGGCTGCTGGCCATTTCCCTGGTGTTTGCGACGCTGGCCCTGGGCATCGCCTGGTTCGGCGCCGCTGCCTCCGGGCAGGTTGGCTACGCATCCACCCCGGCGACCATCGCCAGCCTGGCCAGCCTGGGGATTTTCCTGATCCCGCTGATCGCACTGTTACTGGCCTACGACGCCATCGTTGGTGAGGAAGAGGGCGGTACCCTGTTGTTGCTGATGACCTATCCCCTCAGTCGCAGCCAGTTGCTGTTTGGAAAATTTCTCGGCCATGGTCTGACCCTGGCCCTTGCCACCTTCATTGGCTTCGGAGTGGCCGGTATCGCCATTGCCCTTCTGGTGGAGGACGTTGGCATTGCCGGTCTGGCGGTCGCCATGTTCCGGTTTATTGCTTCCACGATCCTGCTGGGCTGGGGCTTTATTGCGCTGGCGTACCTGGTCAGCGTCCGGGTCAGCGAGAAACCGGTGGCGGCCGGCCTGGCTCTGGCAATCTGGTTTTTCTTCGTGCTCGTCTTCGACCTCGCGCTGCTCGGCACACTGGTGGCGAGTCAGGGCCAGTTCAGCTCCGAGCTGTTGCCATGGGTGTTGATGCTCAATCCGACCGACATCTATCGCCTGCTGAATATCGTGGCCTTCAGCGATAGCGCCGAACTGAACGGAGTTCTCAGTCTTGGCGCCGAACTGCCAATCGGGGCCGCCGGGCTCTGGTTTGGTCTGGTGCTCTGGTTTACTGTTCCCCTGACCGGGGCCATGTTCCTGTTTCGAAATCGCCGTATCTGA
- a CDS encoding nitrous oxide reductase accessory protein NosL, translated as MYCTNQYLRLGFLILTTFLFSACGNNGEQADARPQPVHFASGDECHVCGMVIEGFPGPKGEAITEKDQRVRKFCSTRDMFAWLLQPENASRGHTLYVHDMAQTDWQNPDDAALIDARKAFYVVGSDQDGAMGPTLASFADESGAEAFRKQYGGQVLAYEEITMEQVNTDMPMGDMHDFGDMASPATEQ; from the coding sequence ATGTATTGCACCAACCAATATCTGCGCTTGGGATTCCTGATCCTGACGACCTTTCTTTTTTCCGCCTGCGGAAACAACGGGGAGCAGGCCGATGCCAGGCCCCAGCCGGTGCACTTTGCCTCCGGCGACGAATGCCACGTCTGTGGCATGGTGATCGAAGGATTCCCGGGTCCGAAAGGCGAGGCCATTACCGAGAAAGACCAGCGCGTGCGCAAGTTCTGCTCAACCCGCGATATGTTTGCCTGGTTGCTCCAGCCGGAAAACGCCAGCCGTGGCCACACACTCTATGTCCACGATATGGCCCAGACCGACTGGCAAAATCCGGATGATGCTGCCCTGATTGATGCCCGGAAAGCGTTCTATGTGGTTGGCTCGGATCAGGATGGTGCCATGGGCCCGACCCTGGCCTCCTTCGCCGATGAATCGGGGGCCGAGGCCTTCAGGAAACAATACGGTGGACAGGTGCTCGCCTATGAGGAGATCACCATGGAACAGGTGAACACCGACATGCCCATGGGGGATATGCACGATTTTGGCGACATGGCGAGCCCGGCAACGGAGCAGTGA
- a CDS encoding YbaN family protein, with protein MNISGGVAMRECSGKTGFRILSYIALGLGAIGVVLPLLPTTPFVLLAAFFASKGSPAFARWLEEHPRFGRVIADWRRNRAVPAKAKGLACVMMALSWGVLFALGTSMIILALAAGAMVCSACYLLTRPSF; from the coding sequence ATGAACATCTCAGGGGGCGTTGCAATGCGTGAGTGTTCCGGGAAAACCGGATTTCGCATTCTTTCGTATATTGCGTTAGGTCTGGGGGCAATCGGGGTAGTGCTTCCCCTTCTTCCGACAACGCCGTTTGTGCTTCTGGCGGCTTTTTTCGCCAGTAAGGGCTCTCCGGCGTTTGCCCGATGGCTGGAAGAGCATCCCCGTTTTGGGCGTGTGATCGCAGATTGGCGCCGAAACCGGGCGGTGCCAGCCAAGGCCAAGGGTCTGGCGTGCGTCATGATGGCGTTGAGCTGGGGGGTACTTTTTGCCCTCGGTACGTCAATGATTATCCTGGCGCTGGCCGCTGGTGCGATGGTCTGTTCAGCGTGCTACCTGCTGACAAGACCTTCCTTTTAA
- a CDS encoding ABC transporter ATP-binding protein — translation MSCFRLENVSFRYDKKPVLTGIDLRLESGEILGLFGHNGAGKTTSIKLILGLMQPTQGTVSVLDGHAGDPEVAQFIGYLPENVMFYPQLTGREILSHFARLKGASPGQVPELLNQVGLADAMDARTKTYSKGMRQRLGLAQALLGKPKLLMLDEPTVGLDPVATADLYRLLRKLRDEGTGIVLCSHVLPGVEPYIDRAAILTDGALQAVGDLSALRRQANMPVTLSLDPANSISALEKVIDGASSSNGLMIKTDNGRLRVDVQPSEKMPLLRAVMASGEVADISIHQPSLEDIYVHFIGSGGLAHRGGSQ, via the coding sequence ATGAGCTGTTTTCGTCTTGAAAATGTGAGTTTCCGGTACGATAAAAAACCGGTATTGACGGGTATCGATCTGCGCCTGGAGTCGGGCGAGATTCTGGGCCTGTTTGGTCACAACGGGGCCGGCAAGACCACGTCCATCAAACTGATTCTCGGGCTGATGCAGCCGACCCAGGGGACCGTTTCGGTCCTGGACGGGCATGCGGGGGATCCGGAGGTGGCCCAATTCATCGGGTATCTGCCGGAGAACGTCATGTTCTACCCGCAGCTTACGGGCCGCGAGATCCTCAGCCACTTTGCCCGTCTGAAGGGGGCGTCGCCCGGACAGGTTCCTGAGTTGCTCAACCAGGTGGGGCTGGCCGATGCCATGGATGCCCGCACCAAGACCTATTCCAAGGGCATGCGCCAGCGACTCGGTCTCGCCCAGGCGCTGCTGGGGAAACCGAAGTTGCTGATGCTCGATGAGCCCACCGTGGGCCTGGACCCGGTGGCAACGGCAGACCTTTACCGACTGCTGCGGAAGCTGCGTGACGAAGGCACCGGCATCGTGCTCTGCTCCCACGTGTTGCCCGGTGTTGAACCCTATATCGACCGCGCAGCCATTCTCACCGACGGTGCCTTGCAGGCGGTCGGAGACCTGTCGGCACTGAGGCGGCAGGCCAACATGCCGGTCACCCTGTCACTGGATCCGGCGAACAGCATTTCGGCCCTGGAGAAGGTGATCGATGGCGCCTCTTCGAGCAATGGCCTGATGATCAAGACCGATAACGGCCGCTTGCGGGTGGACGTGCAACCGAGCGAGAAAATGCCGCTGTTACGGGCAGTGATGGCCTCCGGGGAAGTGGCGGATATCAGTATCCACCAACCCAGCCTGGAGGATATCTACGTGCACTTCATCGGCTCTGGCGGCCTGGCCCACCGCGGAGGCAGTCAATGA